The nucleotide sequence CCTTTCTCTCCCAAAGCTCCCCTTCCTCAAGAAGCAGGTAACCCATGAGCAGCTCGGCTCCCATCTCTGTAAGCCTTCGGGCAAAGAGACTCCTCAATCCACTCCATTGCTCAGGAGTCTTGGACTCAAGCCCCCTTTGGGACCTCAATGCATCCAGGCAATCCATGAAAATCTTCTTTGCTTCCCCAAGTTCCTGGCTCAGGCTTCGCAGCCCGGGGGATTCATACACCCTCGAGGAATGAGTCTCCAAGACATCTTCCAGAACTCCCTTGGTGATCTTGGCCATGGCCCTGTCCACCTGCATCTGTGAGGTGCCTTCGTAGATGTTGGTGATGCGTGCATCCCTGTAGAGCCTCTCCACCGGGTAATCCCGCATGTAGCCATTGCCCCCGTGAACCTGAAGGGCCAGATTCGTGATTCTGATGGAGGCCTCGGATGTGTAGAACTTGGCCATGGGAGTCAGAAGCTCCGCAGTCTGGGCCGCCATGTCCCTTTTTTTCTTGACCTGGGCATACTGGGGATCCTTTCTGTCCATGAGATCCAGTCTTGCACCCAGTGCCTCATCCAGATCCACCGCCTCTGCTGTCCTGTATACCAGAGATCGCATGGCCTCCAAAGTGGTCTTTATCTCCACCAACATCTCCGCCACAGGGGGGAACTCTATTATCCTGGAGCCAAACTGCTCCCTTTCTCTTGCGTAGCTCAAAGCCTCCCTGTAGGCCGCCTCCCCGATGCCCAGGCACTGGGCTGCCACTCCAAGCCTTGCCGCATTCATAAGCCAGTTGACATACTGGGTAAGTCCCCTTCCCCTCCTGCCTATGAGAAAAGCGGGGGCGTCATCAAAATAAAGCTCACAGGTGGGAGAGCCGTGGATTCCCATCTTTTCCTCCACTCTGCGCACCTTCACCCCGGCTCCTTTCTCCACCAAGAAGAGGCTTAACCCTCTTGCTCCTGAGAAACGCTCCGGATCCTCGCTCCTGGCCAGAACCAGCAGTATGTCTCCGCAGCCGTTGGTTATAAAGCGTTTCACACCTCTTATCTTCCAGCCCCCGGGCACTGATGGATCTTCCAAGGCCCTTGTCTGGATGGCCATGAGGTCGCTTCCGGCATCGGGTTCGGTGAGCACCATGGCGCCAGTGGCCTCACCTCTGGCAAAAAGAGGCACATAGCGTTTCTTGAGTTCTTCGTCGCCGAACTTGGCTATGGTCTCCGCTATGCCTTGCAAGCCGAAAAGGTTCATGAGAGAGACATCTGCCCTGGATACTATTTCGGTAGCGGCAGTGTACAAGGTGGTGGGAAAGCCCAGGCCGCCGTACCCTGGTGGAAGGGTCATGCCCATGAGATCGGCCTCGGCAAGATCCCTCAGATTCTGCTCCATGGCCTTGGGCAAGACAACCCTGCCCTGCTCTAAACGGCAGCCCTCCTTATCTATTTCCGCTGCTCGGGGGGCTATACGCTCCGCGGCAAGAGTCCCCACTGGATCCGTGAGCAGATCCCTGAAGGTCTCCACCGCCTCTTCCAGGCTATCATAAGCGCAGCCCGGGTGACCGAGATCTCCTCTGGCCTCCAGTATGCTTCGCCAGTCCACCCGTTTTTCCACCTGGAACCTTAGATCCTCGTTGTCCAAATAAAAGTTCTGGGAAGCCATGGCCTCCAGTCACCTCCTGAGCAATTCCAGTAGCTTGGGTATTACCTCTCTGACATCCCCCACCACACAGTAATGGGAAAACCTGAAGATGGGAGCCTGAGGATCCAGATTTATGGACACCACGGTCCCGGAATCCAACATGCCAACTCTGTGCTGAACGGCTCCACTGATACCGCATGCCACATAGAGTTCAGGCTTTACCTTGACCCCTGTCTGGCCTATCTGGTGTTCATGCCCCAGCCAGCCTGCATCCACAGCGGCCCTGGTGGCTCCCAACTCGGCTCCAAGAATGGAGGCCAGAGCACGCACTTGCTCAAAGCCCTCCTTGCCCCCTACACCCGCTCCCACGGCCACGATGGCCTTGGCCGAACGCAGATCCACCTTCCTGGTACCACCCGAGGAGGAAATTGTCCTAACTCTGCCCTCAGCAACGCCAGGCACATCCACCTCTACCACCTCTGCTTGGCCATGCTGGCCTACTTCGCTCAGATCCCCCACCCCCTGCTCCAGGGAAATAGCAGCGGGGGATCCATCCAGCTGGTACTCCACAGCAACTCTTCCCTCAAACTCAAGACGAGTGGCCACAAACCCTTCATCACCAAAGCGCACATCTGTGGCTCCCACCAAAGCTGCACCACCCTCCCTGCTGCCCAGCCAGGAAGCCAGATCCTGGCCCTGTGTAGTGGAGGGAAAAACCACCAGGTGAGGCTTCTCCCGCTCACACAAGAACTCCATGGCTCTGCCATAACAGGCTGTGTCATAGCCGCCCCGAAGATCCTCTCCCTGGAGGCGATAGATCTTGCCTGGGACCTCTGGCAAAGCCGCTGGCATTTCACCCACAATAACAGCCTCCAAAGTGGCCGATGACTCTTTTGCAAGCCTTGCACCCACAGAGAGCCCCATGAGGCTCTCCTCGACCAAAGACTGGCCATCTTTCTGCAAATAAACCCAGATGCTCTTTCCCATAGCCTTACCTCACCAGCCCCTGATTTCTCAACTCATCCACCATGGCTTTGAGCTCTGCCTGGCTGGAGCCATCAACCCTTCTTGCAGGGAAATCCCTTTGAGGCTGGGACCTGAAGGCCAAAATCCTTGTTCCCCCCCCCGACCTCTGCTCTAAAAAAGAGCCCAGCTCCTGGATTTGCCATTGGGGAATCTGGGTCTTCTTGTGCTGCAGCTTCAACTTGGCTCTGGCACTTCTTGGAGCCCTCGGATCATCCTTAAGCAGTGCCACACCCACGGATATCACCAGTGGAGGTGTTGCCTCCACCAACTCCACACCCTGCTCCACTGCCCTTCTAAGCTTCATGGGCCCCCCAAGCTCCCCCTGCTCCAGGGCCTCCACATATGTAGCCACAGGCCAACCCAGGGCATGGGCCAAAAAAACTCCTTTGTGGCCGCACTCGGTTTCATTTAGCTGAACCCCCGTGAAGACCACTTGAGCATCCAGCCTCCTGACAGCCCCTGCCAAGAGCCTGGCTTCCCATAGCAGATCCTGCGGCTGGCCTTCACCAGAGAGTCTAACCACCTGATCCACACCCCGGTAAAGACACTCCCTCAGCACATCCAGCTTCTTGGGCTCCCCCACAGAGACGGCCGTAACCTCCAGCCTGGGATCCCTGTCCTTCCACTGGAGGGCCATCTCCAAGCTGTTTAGGTCCTCTGGATCTATCCTGGTGTCCCAATCATCCCATTTGGGCATACTATCCTGGCCCAGGATCTCCCCTATGAGATCTCTGGTGTCAGGAATCTCTCTGACCCAAACCACAACTCTCATCCAACCTATCCTCCTTGTTCGGGACCCACCAACTGGCTTTGCAGTCCTGTGGTAAAGTTCTTCCCATCTCCAGACAAAGAGACGGCTTCCATCACCAGGTCTTATCCGAATCTATAACGCACTCCCATACCCCCGTTGGGATAGTCCCAGGTGATTCCTTCACATGTGCAGGCCACCCTGCAGGTGCCACATTCCAGGCAATTTTCGTGTCTTACCTGTATATGCCCGGGCTGGCCTGGACTCTCCACGTATACCCCGGCCGGACATATGAAGGTACATACCCGATCCCCACACCTGCTACAAATCTCTTGATTTACCTTTATGTGAGGATGGTCTGGATCCACCTCGTATCTCACGCGGTAGAGCTTTTCCTCAAGAGGCATTTGCAAGCCCTCCCAGGGCTTCTGACCCGAGTGCTCCTTGCTCAACCCAGCATCCTCCTCATCTTCCAAAGGTCCAAAACGGTCTTGAACTTGGGAAGCCCTTCCAGGGCCTTCTGGAAGGCATGCTTTCTGATCTCTTGTTTGGGCATCTGCACCTGTTCGAAAAGATCGGCCAAGAGCCCTGTGAACCTAGAAGGCAGCTCATCCATGAGCCGTGGGAAAACCAAATGTGCTCTCTCTATGTTTTTCAACCTCTGCAGGTCTTTCATGAGAAAGCTCTCTCCCAACATTTTTTCGTAAAGAGAGAGAGAACCCCTGGAAAAATCCCCCAGCAAGTGCGCCTGTATGGCCGCCTCTGCCGCAAGTCTCCCTGAAAGCATGGCCAGATTGGATCCTTCATGGTAAATGGAAGCATTCACCAGCCCGGCCGCATCCCCCACTATGATCAGCCCGTGGTGGCAAAGCTGCCCCACGGCTTTGGGACCGCCTTCAGGGATCAGGTGCGCCCCGTATTCCAGAAGCTCCCCACCTTTAATATACCTGGAGATCTGGGGGTTTGCCTTGAAACCCTCCATTAGATCTTGCGGGGAAAGCTTGGCCTTTTTCATGTTCTCAAGTTTCACTATCATGCCCAAGGCCAGAGTTTCCTTGCCCGTATAAAGAAACCCACCCCCCACCAGGCCTTGGAAAGGACTCCCAACCCACTCCATGGCTGCCCCGCAGCCAGGCTCAAGACCGAAACGATCCTCTATGGTGGAAGCCGGGAGAGCCCAGATTTCCTTTATCCCCAGCCCATAGCTCTGGGGGATCTGTCCGCTGCTCATTCCCAGACGGCCCCTAGCCCGCTCTGAGACCAAGCCAACAGCTCCTTCTGCCAGGATCACCACCGGAGCCTTAAAAGTATCCTCTTCCCCCCTTATTTG is from bacterium and encodes:
- a CDS encoding acyl-CoA dehydrogenase family protein, with protein sequence MASQNFYLDNEDLRFQVEKRVDWRSILEARGDLGHPGCAYDSLEEAVETFRDLLTDPVGTLAAERIAPRAAEIDKEGCRLEQGRVVLPKAMEQNLRDLAEADLMGMTLPPGYGGLGFPTTLYTAATEIVSRADVSLMNLFGLQGIAETIAKFGDEELKKRYVPLFARGEATGAMVLTEPDAGSDLMAIQTRALEDPSVPGGWKIRGVKRFITNGCGDILLVLARSEDPERFSGARGLSLFLVEKGAGVKVRRVEEKMGIHGSPTCELYFDDAPAFLIGRRGRGLTQYVNWLMNAARLGVAAQCLGIGEAAYREALSYAREREQFGSRIIEFPPVAEMLVEIKTTLEAMRSLVYRTAEAVDLDEALGARLDLMDRKDPQYAQVKKKRDMAAQTAELLTPMAKFYTSEASIRITNLALQVHGGNGYMRDYPVERLYRDARITNIYEGTSQMQVDRAMAKITKGVLEDVLETHSSRVYESPGLRSLSQELGEAKKIFMDCLDALRSQRGLESKTPEQWSGLRSLFARRLTEMGAELLMGYLLLEEGELWERKVSVASHFIGEAVSRVHMHAHVIQRGAAVPIRQAREILFEAS
- a CDS encoding electron transfer flavoprotein subunit alpha/FixB family protein, whose translation is MGKSIWVYLQKDGQSLVEESLMGLSVGARLAKESSATLEAVIVGEMPAALPEVPGKIYRLQGEDLRGGYDTACYGRAMEFLCEREKPHLVVFPSTTQGQDLASWLGSREGGAALVGATDVRFGDEGFVATRLEFEGRVAVEYQLDGSPAAISLEQGVGDLSEVGQHGQAEVVEVDVPGVAEGRVRTISSSGGTRKVDLRSAKAIVAVGAGVGGKEGFEQVRALASILGAELGATRAAVDAGWLGHEHQIGQTGVKVKPELYVACGISGAVQHRVGMLDSGTVVSINLDPQAPIFRFSHYCVVGDVREVIPKLLELLRR
- a CDS encoding electron transfer flavoprotein subunit beta/FixA family protein; its protein translation is MRVVVWVREIPDTRDLIGEILGQDSMPKWDDWDTRIDPEDLNSLEMALQWKDRDPRLEVTAVSVGEPKKLDVLRECLYRGVDQVVRLSGEGQPQDLLWEARLLAGAVRRLDAQVVFTGVQLNETECGHKGVFLAHALGWPVATYVEALEQGELGGPMKLRRAVEQGVELVEATPPLVISVGVALLKDDPRAPRSARAKLKLQHKKTQIPQWQIQELGSFLEQRSGGGTRILAFRSQPQRDFPARRVDGSSQAELKAMVDELRNQGLVR
- a CDS encoding 4Fe-4S dicluster domain-containing protein translates to MSKEHSGQKPWEGLQMPLEEKLYRVRYEVDPDHPHIKVNQEICSRCGDRVCTFICPAGVYVESPGQPGHIQVRHENCLECGTCRVACTCEGITWDYPNGGMGVRYRFG
- a CDS encoding FAD-dependent oxidoreductase; the encoded protein is MGEEIETQVIVVGAGPAGLTAAHRLAREGLEVIVVERGPYAGAKNLSGLLYSTVLAQEIPDFASRAPLERPVSQRGIGLLTPEGFSLLCFGSRKWSSPPYNHTWVVYRAQFDRWLASEAEAAGATLLEGSVVEDLLYQEEGSRTKVVGVQIRGEEDTFKAPVVILAEGAVGLVSERARGRLGMSSGQIPQSYGLGIKEIWALPASTIEDRFGLEPGCGAAMEWVGSPFQGLVGGGFLYTGKETLALGMIVKLENMKKAKLSPQDLMEGFKANPQISRYIKGGELLEYGAHLIPEGGPKAVGQLCHHGLIIVGDAAGLVNASIYHEGSNLAMLSGRLAAEAAIQAHLLGDFSRGSLSLYEKMLGESFLMKDLQRLKNIERAHLVFPRLMDELPSRFTGLLADLFEQVQMPKQEIRKHAFQKALEGLPKFKTVLDLWKMRRMLG